The DNA sequence TTCGAACGATACATATCAATAAAGCTCAATTTTATACCTACTGTATATCTAGAATTAGATGTTGCGAAGCAAAATTGCGGAAATTCTTACTTAGCTTagaatatagaaaatatatagatgtaatattaaataaaaaatataagccaGATGTTTAAAGTGAAAATACtttcagttatattttaaactctaaattcttttaagcttcaataattatttaaacaacacTTTTATTCTTTGGATGTAAAcagtttacaaaatatttttattttactgaatATTAcgcaatttttgtttttaaaggtcaaataattatttaaatataaaaggaattgattcaaatatttattatatttttaacataaatattaatttgcacACCTCATGCCTTCCATGTACATAAAAAcactgttataaatattatatatgttacataaaatataaaatcacaaaACTGCACATTGAAATTACATCTTACTTAAGTttacgataaaattattaatcaaaaataatatgaaatattgaaaattattaaacacatttttcacattcaaaatattcaaatataattttaatacgcaagaaaaaaattcttaaacaaaattaaatgccCCGTTTACATAATTCCAGTCCAGCGAAGATTTCGATTGCTGGACTGGAATAATTTAAACCCTGCATAAAAGAATATACACACATAAAATTcatgtatatattaatatttttaaacgaattctttctagttaatatttaaattattttttattattgatttcaatgtttcatttatttaaaacaattaatatttttagtagaaaattaaattaagtattaaaatttcctTTCATTTTCTTACTTTTGCGACTGTAATTGATATTGTGGCTATAGTTAATATGAGTGTTTAGTTTTAgtgtaataaattgttaatgcAATGTAGACTCTATTTATATGAAGGTACACTTCAAATTCATACAACCGGCTAATTTAATATCGGTTTGGAAACGAAACATTATGTTAGAAATTAACCGCAAACATGTTCAAGAGCCCGCAGACAAGACTTTTTATGCTCCAAtagtttgattaattaaaatatagtacGTACTATGTTGACCCTTCGTAGGAACAATAAAAGGGCTTGGTATTTATTAGGGCTTTTAAACCCTAAAAACATGACcaggaatataaataaataaatttccacTCCATATTgtgcaaaaattaattactttgagCACAatagaaagttatttaatatagaaagCTATTGGAGCGCTTCAGACCTGTATGTTTATATTCTTGGTTTGACTATACATTATGCCAAATCGGTGACATATCACATCCATACATGTTCATACTGATTAAGCACCTGATTGAAGTATCGGtcgaaaaaaattcttatctGCGGGGctcttatttttatgtacttaaacTAACCGAgtgatttcaatttaaaaacatatatatagcTATTTCTATCATTCTTTTCGAAAATAACAGAGATATCTTTGTACAATTGTTTCACCAGTGGAAACCAACAGTTAggtagattaataaaaaaaatcaaatcattaaaatagaagagtttagaaatattcaatcagggtaaaattaaaacttgtcTCTATTtacctaaaattttattgtcatttatctacatttaattaattaaaatacaattttaaatatatcttttaaaaaaatataatcacaaaagcaataaattaaaatgcacattaattaaattgaaatattttttatctgtggaaaaaatcaaatttctattttatattccgtATCTATACAAAACATAGACAAATTTTCCAAAtcgatattgaaataaattaataaattaatatttgtgaatACACGGCACTGTAGTGATATGCGTAACTGagcttttaaaaaagtaaataaattgtttttttacactaTTATGACatacgtataaaatataatattatttatccaCTTATTCCTCGCGAGGTGATTCTGTCATCGTTTTGTTGTAGCTAATATAAACGGattcgtataaaaatatcggTCGTTTCATTTATTACCTTTAATCTCAACAATGTAATCTACTAATTTCTTTCTGATTATTCTAACAGCatataaatttctaaatttacCATGCTGTACtattcacaaaaaatataaatagttgaGTAACATATAGACAAGAAGAAAAGAAGTTGTATTCGattaactttttatgtaaatattttaatttaactcgCCTCATTTTTGTTCTCCGAACAATCCATCTAGAAGTATGTGTCcatcgttattaatttaaaattcgcgcgcatttattttacatagcaTACCTTCTCAAACAGCGCCATGAGTTCAACTGCAAATCATGCGCATCAAATTACGTCATAGTTTCTCACGTGACGTCATTCAGTTTGGAGCTCGTTATCTCTTGAAAACCTGATCATTAAGAGTTTTTCTGGCTTATATTAATACTACAATGTTTCTTATATATcctagttattatttatagtaatttgtgcaaaaaaaagtcaaaaccCGGCGTATAAAGAATCTGTCCGCAGCCGCAGCTCGTTATTTTTGCGGTACATGCGCACGATTATTACAAACTTTTCACGAAACTGATGCGATTGTGGTTTGTTAGTGTGTGTTATAATTTGGTGTCTTGTGATTAAGTGGACGAAATTGGTGCAGGAGATAATTGGGAAGATAGAAGgtaacttttataattatttttacggtgTCCaagttgtccggcttttgtaatacatttcccaaacgagagtgtacctattaataataataaagctttattcattccttacaatttataagttttacgtagaatacttataaaacatttcattttagatATAGTACATGTGCAATTGCTaaacagaaaattaataacattgacTAAACATTAtgccaaatataaaatatgcacTATTAACTTTATCATTACAAAAACCCTTTACCTAAGTAatgaacaacatttttaaatataaagtttctagtttatttttaattgcaagGACCGCCTAATGCGGTTAAAGCCTCCTCCAATAGCtagttaagttaaaataactggttttgtttacttttctaacattaaattaaaactgtaatGTTAACTGTGTAATTTAATCCTCAGATGTATGAAATTCAAGCTATTTATAATGATCAGCATGaaaccaaaatataataagttgtTTTACTCTTATTCTATTGGAGGGTTACTCTGCCTACTCTACTAGTCTACTGCCCCCGCGATGACAAGCCTTACTGAGGGAGATGGATGTGGAGCtagtacctattaatactgagacaaaatcctaaataatatagattgtccgacctttctactcAAATGTCCGGCCGAACTGGCTGGTCGGCTGGCCAGTATAATAAAGTTGTGTGAAAAAGGGTTGTCGTATACCTACTTCggaattaatgtaataaaacttaattttacagtaaaaCGTAAAtgtatagtaaaaattatttgaaattattatatcgATATTGTTGATATTTGGTTTTTGAGAGAAGGGGTAGAATAAAATGATTACTAAAAATGGTTTTATTAgaatctaataaaaatgtgaaatacAAACAAGAGTTAACCTTCTTCTTTGCCAGGCAATATGCTCGTTAGTAATTACGTCACACCCACCCTTCCGATCGATAAGTCTGCCAATGTAAGAAGTAGGACAAATAAAAGACGGTATTAGAAgcaaagaaaatgtatttacttataaaacaacaaacacaaaCTCAGTCTTAAATGGCACTGCCGATACTTTGGAAATGTGAGTACTGAATAATACACTTAAAAGCTAGGGAAggaaaattcttaaataaacgTTTACTTTTCTTCTTTGTGATCGCTGGTACCTTCGTTCTGGTCTTTGATTTCTTTACGAACTGGACCCGTTTGTGCGATAGGAACTTTTCTTTCGCCCTTGATCGACTCTGGAACCGTTCTTGGCGCAGTGATGGTTAAGACGCCATCTGACGACAGTTTCGACTCAACAGTTTCGGGCAGCGTGCCTTCTGGTAATGCGTATCTTCTGACGAACTGCCGAGATACGTAGCCATGTTCATCTTTCTTCTCTTCATGTTTACCTTCAACGATGATGTAGCCATCAGCAGTCTTCACGGAGATTTCTTCTGGAGCGAAATGCTGAACATCTAAGTTGATTTGTAGTTTATCAGAGTCCGCTTTGATACTGGAGCCCAGGTCTTTAGCTGCTGCAGCAAGATGGCGCCATGGTCTGTAGTATTCCCTGGAGAGCAAAGGTCCAGCGGCCACCGATAGAAGGTCGTCGGGGGTCAATGCTAAGCCGAAATGCTGGTCCATAAGGCGGCGGGGACGTCCCAACGCCCAATCGTCGAACAAATATGGCAGCAGAGACATTTTTCTGGTTGTGAAATTTGTGATCGCACTCGAAAATTACACTAGCTCGTTTGCAAACAGAATGACGCTCCGACTCCGCGCGGGCCTTTTATATACAGCaaagcgccatctagtatTGAGTAGATAATTCTGGATCCGATTCAAAACAACAGAGGTGCTTAACTATGAAGTCGcatgtttttcatattttgtcaCACAATATAGTTTCATCTTTtctcaatgttttattaatcattgatgtaaaagaaaaacattatacatatttaaaagaatgtaGAAGGTATCAtagtttaatgaaataaataatttaaattataaacatattgtattatgtttttattagtaGCAAGAATTTGCTATGGCTTAAAATATATCCAGACGatctattgaattttaaaatacatggtATACAATATGTACGTTTTATcgttacaatattgtttttgatatCGTACCTATTCAATTTACCAtacgaataaaacaaaagtattatCTTTAAGCCGTATTCCGTGTGTCTTTCCGTTAGACATATAAATgcaataatcttattaatattataaatgcgaaagtttagatggatggatatttgttagaaggtatctccgtagtGGCTCAAGGGATCTTGATAAATTATAGCACATGTAAAGAACATAGcctagaaaaacacataggctttttttcaagcttttttttacCGCACgagcggagtcgcgggcaacatctagttataaataaaacaaatagtaaatgtttgattaaaataagCGACCTATAAGTTGGGCGCCGCTGAACTATCGCTACAAGGTCGGAGTCGTGCACTTTCGCGAAGCGTCTGGCGCGTCCGCTagcgcccgccgcgccgctgAGTACATTCTCGAACATTCGGGTAGGTCATGTCCCTACCACACCAAAGACACACCCATATTATTACGTGCTACTATTACGTTGTTCTTATATGCTGAAATAActcattattatgttattttacttttttaaataacgttatacaattaatatctATGACAATAAATTACGTattgaatcaaatattttttctatcgTTCCGAATCTGTAtgacagataataaataatttgttaaaaaaataaaaaatatcgtagaTAAAGCtgtaagattatttaatatttttaaattgaaaaatattttgtgtctTCACATCTATATACGTTACGTACAAGAacgttataatttgttaaacgacaactttacaggagagcaattttaaacattgcgTTGACATTTCAATATGAAATTAGAATTTATCAACGCTTAAATGTTAGAATTTGATCTGATGTATGGTtatggtttaaaaaatatcactttGTTCTCGTAAAGAGGCGATATGAAACAAACATGGGGACCgtgtaaaaacaaagtaaatacaGACGAAatacgttattatttttttttgctaacgaattttaagtttatataatttttaaattgtattttttatatttttataatattttattacccCTGATTACTTTTTCACTTACggattaatacaaaatacatatttgcTTTGtctcttattattaaaaattatctgactaatattataaatgcaaaagttggATTTATGGATAATGTTAGCAGCTAACTCCAAAACAGGTAaatggatctggatgaaatttggtgcAGAGATAGATTCCTTTCTGATAAAGCGCAAATGGtactttataagttttttttaattccacgcagacCAAGTAGCGGgcaaaaagtaatatttatataaccttTATAAATGTTGAAAACATTGCTGTGGTATTTTTAATGCCAACAATGACGAGAATGCAtcgtatttacaaataatttttgttgttatgtCTATATTCTTGAGATAATAACAAACAGAATACGAAGAACATTCTGCACATTGTTatcgaaaaataaacaagatacCATAACCGTGGTTATACACTGccgtacaaaacatattgttacctcTGTTTTTCAAAGGGTATATTTTGATGactatgttttgtttgtatgtatgtgtttaGGCAGTGGAATCCAACGGTTATATTGTTAATGGTATATACCAATAATCAACTACGAAAGACGAGACGATCAATGAAAttgagtgtttttttttaaacgttgtattagatatcttaaaataggttttatttcactttaaagTTGTTAGAAAATCAGTCGTCAGTCAGAAAGTCAATAACTCGTTAACCACAATGTACCTATTTGTCTGCCTCTATCGATCCTATTAATAACAAGTAGAGCAGACATGAAAGTTGGCGCATGTGCAGACCACTCGCTTGTTAAAGGCAAAATCAATTTCCAGAATTATGTAgtcttagtttaaaatatatatgtatatatatatttactaaagttgtataaaaagttaataaaacgtGCAAACAACTttgtgataatttattttcactatCATCATTCTAGAATTAGCTTatgaacatttattaatttatgagtACATAGACCTCTATATcaaagtattgtttttatttaatttgttgttatCTGGCTGGAAGTACTGTAGATAtgagagaaaaataaaaaagttgattCATGTGTTTATAATGCAGAGCGCGTAAATTGAACTCAGTCTGGCGATGTCTGGAATATTCTTCGAAAAGGTTCGACGATTCCATAATGGCGaaccttttttctttttcttacgTAAGATATTTTTGTGCCTGCATTGCGACTTTTTTAGTagactacaattttatttcaaataaataacaattttaatgtaaacagctgttttttttttgataacattACTCACGATTAATTTagtcaaacaaaaacaaaactcacgcccgtaaccTAACGGGGCATATAGGCTTTCTAACACTTCACGTGTAACAAATCAGTAAATAcaaagacattttataaaacaaatattatcaaagtaaatttaaaattagcttATTTGGTTTATCGCGtatttctgagaccgaaatccccgtatgaaatatattgttatctctgttttgtcaaagttaatgacagggatgacgatatgtttaatacggagattttggtctaagAAACCAACGTTAAATTATTACCTCTTAAGGTTACAGAGACAAAAAAACATCGATTTATTGTAAACAGGTTTATTGACTTTAACTGCATGTTTATACAACTGCCAGTAACATCGTTACAATGATTAAAAAGTTCtcgaatgttaaaaaaatgacaataacAAATCGTAAACGCTACTAACTCTTCCCTCTATatacatttatgatattagtttatttacatttaaaaatataaacacttttacaaaagtaaaagACACACATAATGTTAACACTCGtcacaaacataaattacatcTACCACaatctataattaaaatgttaaatgaaagTCCTTACTATATggctgtaaaaatttttaaccACTTACCGAAAGAAATAAGAGAAGAAGtagaattcattaaatttaaaagaaaattaaaacattttctaataaagaaatgtttttacactatagaagaatactttaaaaattcaaaacaatttaacctCTAACTAAACTCTAATAAGCATGCACACATAAGGCAATAAATAGGTAacgtatattaaatgtatttctttctttctaatgTAATAGTTTAGTAATTCctagtaataagtaatttgtattgtatgttaaaaaattatatgtaacgaCGCCTGGAAAAggcaaaatgttcaaataaataaataaataaactttaaggATTTTGATTTGTATGgacaaataaatcaatacgCGATTAGTCTGTGTCGGCTCTGACTTAGGTACTCGTAACATGTATGTAGCAACTATACAACCATTTAGTAGGgcatttttacttaaatatgaaTTAGTACGCTAGATTTACTCGCTAATAACTTCAAAGTCCTCGACCGTAAAAAACAAAGCAAACTATTCCGATACTATTATAGTGCTAGTAAAtgttgttttcattttcaatcaaataaatCCAGAACCTTCTAACTCCTGCCAATATAATTACTTActatttatactattttgggatttttactttcattttttaattttttatgtttttatctaTTAGGTGACTTTATTAACATGCTGTTAAATATTGTCATTAATTAAGGAaatgaattgtttaaaatgttaaccttaatagttttaattcttCAAAATTTACGCTCAAATTGCGAAGGAAATAGCTAAAATACGTCTACATCATAAAATACCAGTCAAAACGTagttattgattaatttgtttacgTGCCGAATTCGCCGGCCGGCACATTCGTGAAATTTCTATCCAATTCGGTTCGGGCGTTGCTAAGCAACGACTTTTTAATGTTGTCAATGTGTGCGTATGCCCGGTCACGTTCGCCAATAACAATTCGTTTCGAGAATTTTCTACCTGCTACTAGATGGCGGTATCTGGCGGGTATATAAGCAGCCGCGGCGCGCGCACTGGCATGAATTTTGAATCAAGCAACTGAACTGTGCGAAGTGCGAAGCGCTGCGAAGCGATTTTTACCAAACTATCTTACGAAGTGTTTCTTATTTGAGTGTGAAGtaatacaataacaatgtCTCTGCTACCATACGTATTTGGTTTCCAACGTCCAAGCCGCCTCTTGGATCAAGAGTTCGGCCTAGCGTTGACTCCTGACGACCTGTTAACCGCTGCCGTCAGTCCGTTACTATCCAGGGACTACTACAGACCATGGAGGCAGCTAGCAGCCGCGGCTCGGGACGTCGGTTCAAGCATCAAAGCCGACAAGGATAAATTCCAGATCAATTTGGACGTGCAACATTTTTCGCCGGAGGAAATAAGCGTGA is a window from the Papilio machaon chromosome 23, ilPapMach1.1, whole genome shotgun sequence genome containing:
- the LOC106715321 gene encoding protein lethal(2)essential for life; the encoded protein is MSLLPYLFDDWALGRPRRLMDQHFGLALTPDDLLSVAAGPLLSREYYRPWRHLAAAAKDLGSSIKADSDKLQINLDVQHFAPEEISVKTADGYIIVEGKHEEKKDEHGYVSRQFVRRYALPEGTLPETVESKLSSDGVLTITAPRTVPESIKGERKVPIAQTGPVRKEIKDQNEGTSDHKEEK